The Gemmatimonadaceae bacterium genome has a window encoding:
- a CDS encoding carboxypeptidase-like regulatory domain-containing protein, whose protein sequence is MSSRLIAALGLALAIAGTFGTHQLDAQTPVAATSTLSGTVHDATGAALADVTITLVGEPLSTRADSIGRFTLRDVPAGRHTALVRRIGFQSVEYRWTAQSGRALQVDVAMMPVTRQLDRVVVEAPGNSRRRGTSSIGGSVRDSTGAPVPNADVRLLGAGLSTITDSSGSFQFESLAAGSYMVRIRRHGLRPITHVMQIVDDDNRSIAFKMFGLPRGSNASGYGSADAPFDAFDHRMLGESGRPLLGPGDLFRYDRASLEFVLQQYRDPAFNISRRSAEQGTGSTDDGDCLLLDGRRAVYQPLRSFSANDVQLVEVFRPNAFVDETMVSQMDLLRECRGSAMHHPAYFVLWTRSVH, encoded by the coding sequence ATGTCTAGTAGGCTCATCGCCGCGCTCGGCCTCGCGCTCGCTATCGCCGGCACGTTCGGCACGCACCAACTCGACGCACAAACGCCAGTCGCAGCGACCAGCACGCTCTCCGGCACCGTCCACGACGCCACCGGCGCCGCGCTCGCCGACGTCACCATCACGCTCGTCGGCGAGCCACTCTCCACGCGCGCCGACAGCATCGGCCGCTTCACACTCCGCGACGTCCCCGCCGGCCGCCACACCGCGCTCGTTCGCCGGATCGGCTTCCAAAGCGTCGAGTATCGCTGGACCGCCCAATCGGGCCGCGCGCTGCAAGTCGACGTCGCCATGATGCCTGTCACGCGCCAACTCGATCGCGTCGTCGTCGAGGCGCCCGGTAACTCGCGGCGACGCGGAACGTCGAGCATCGGCGGCAGCGTGCGCGACTCGACCGGCGCCCCGGTCCCCAACGCCGACGTGCGACTCCTCGGCGCCGGCCTCTCGACGATCACCGACTCGAGTGGATCCTTTCAGTTCGAGAGCCTCGCCGCCGGGTCGTACATGGTTCGCATCCGCCGACACGGACTGCGGCCGATCACGCACGTGATGCAGATCGTCGACGATGACAATCGCTCGATCGCGTTCAAGATGTTCGGCCTGCCCCGCGGCTCAAATGCAAGCGGCTATGGCAGCGCGGACGCTCCCTTCGACGCATTCGACCATCGCATGCTCGGCGAATCGGGCCGACCGCTACTCGGCCCCGGGGATCTCTTTCGCTACGATCGCGCGTCGCTCGAGTTCGTGCTGCAGCAGTACCGCGATCCGGCGTTCAACATCTCGCGCCGGTCGGCCGAGCAGGGCACGGGATCGACCGACGACGGCGACTGTCTGCTCCTCGACGGCAGGCGTGCCGTGTATCAACCGCTGCGATCGTTCAGCGCCAACGACGTGCAGCTCGTCGAGGTGTTTCGGCCGAACGCGTTCGTCGATGAAACGATGGTCTCGCAGATGGACCTGCTGCGCGAGTGCCGAGGCAGCGCGATGCATCACCCCGCGTACTTCGTGCTCTGGACGCGAAGCGTGCACTGA